The following proteins come from a genomic window of Emys orbicularis isolate rEmyOrb1 chromosome 9, rEmyOrb1.hap1, whole genome shotgun sequence:
- the GPR119 gene encoding glucose-dependent insulinotropic receptor, whose translation MDGFAFGVVLAVLASLIIATNILVAVALFRLIQKNGCTGLYFVFNLAVADFLVGITITGLVTDELSTHRHPTPKMFCILRMAFIISPSAASILTMIMVTFDRYLAIKQPFQYFRIMSGLVVGACIVGLWLAACFIGFLPVIVQGFQQTYEGKCTFFGVFRPTYMLTIFCIGFFPALFIFIYLYCDILKIASLHVQHIREVAQVGLSGNSPSPHNTSDMKAVRTVAILIGCFVLSWSPFFIASIVKTVCQKCLPYDVIERYLWLLGLCNSLLNPLIYAYWQKEVRLQIYQLCLCVKRKVFPLFHMESGPRVPSRGPAPIRAISHPQFQE comes from the coding sequence ATGGATGGCTTTGCGTTTGGAGTGGTTCTTGCTGTTTTGGCCTCTCTCATTATTGCTACAAACATACTTGTTGCTGTTGCTTTGTTTCGGCTGATCCAGAAGAATGGCTGCACAGGGCTGTATTTTGTCTTTAACCTCGCGGTTGCAGACTTTTTGGTTGGCATCACAATCACCGGGCTGGTCACAGACGAGCTTTCCACACACAGGCACCCCACACCGAAGATGTTCTGCATCCTGAGGATGGCCTTCATCATCTCCCCTTCAGCTGCCTCCATACTCACCATGATCATGGTGACTTTTGACAGATACTTGGCCATTAAACAACCTTTCCAGTATTTCCGAATTATGAGTGGCCTGGTAGTTGGTGCCTGCATTGTGGgtctctggctggctgcctgctTTATTGGCTTTCTACCAGTAATAGTGCAGGGCTTTCAGCAGACCTACGAGGGGAAGTGCACTTTCTTTGGGGTTTTCCGGCCCACATACATGCTCACTATCTTCTGTATCGGGTTCTTCCCAGCTTTGTTCATTTTCATTTACCTGTATTGTGACATCCTGAAAATTGCCTCTCTGCACGTACAGCACATCCGAGAAGTGGCGCAGGTTGGGCTGTCGGGGAACAGTCCTTCGCCTCATAACACCAGTGACATGAAAGCCGTGAGGACTGTGGCTATTCTCATTGGGTGCTTTGTGCTGTCTTGGTCCCCTTTCTTCATAGCTAGCATTGTGAAGACTGTGTGCCAGAAATGCCTCCCGTATGATGTCATTGAGAGGTACCTATGGCTGCTGGGACTCTGCAATTCTCTGCTGAACCCACTGATCTATGCCTACTGGCAGAAGGAGGTGCGGCTGCAGATCTACCAGCTGTGCTTGTGCGTGAAGAGGAAAGTTTTCCCTCTCTTCCACATGGAGAGTGGCCCTCGGGTTCCCAGCAGGGGTCCAGCACCGATTCGTGCCATATCCCACCCACAGTTCCAGGAGTGA